The DNA segment CCAGGTCGATCTAGTGCCTTCGGCCGATCGTCTGCCTGCATCTGAGGGTCTGGTGTCTCTGTACCTTTTGATTCTGGTGCCAATGACAACTCTTCCCAAGAGTGACGGATGAGTTCCCAGTGGCTGCGGCGCAGTGATTGCTGTGGCCACTGTCTCTGTTGCCATTGATTCTGTAAAACCTGTAGAAGAATCGGCCAGGCCACAGGCAACAGTTTTGCCGAGGGCAAACAAATTCCATTCCGTCGATCTGGTGGTAGCCGTCCTGCACTGATAGCCGCTTGCGATAAGTGCTGCGCTTGCTGCCAGTATTGCTGGGCCAATTGTTGCTGCACGACCAATGACTGCTCGGCAATTTGAGAGAAGGCGTACAATCGCTTATCGACATGCGGACCGTAAGCTGTGCGCAACAACGGCATGATAGTCTGTCGCAGAAAATTGCGCCGATACTTTTCATCGGTATTGGTGGTGTCTTGCCGGTAGGATTGCCCTAGCCGCTGCAAATACTCCTCAATCTGTTCGCGATAACAATGAATCAGAGGCCTGACCAACAGCAGTTCGTCTGCCAACGGTCGAGTAAGCCGTGGAGTGCTGACTCCGGCCAATCCCGTGCCGCGACACAGATTGTGCAACATGGTCTCAATGCGATCCGAAGCGGTATGTGCGGCCAACACATACCGCGCTCCCCACTGATAGGCGCCGTGAATCAAGAACCGATAGCGTTGGCGCCGAGCCGACTCCTCGGAGCGACCAGGTCGCTCGGCTGATTGAACAGTGTTCGCGGCGCTAGCCGTAACAAACTCCACACCTAACGATTGACTCAACTGGCCCACGAATTGTTGGTCGGCGTCGCTGTCAGCACCACGCCAACCATGATTAAAGTGAGCTACTTGGATGAGATTGCGATTATCGGTCAATTCGACGATGGCTCGCAACAACGCCACGCTGTCAGCGCCGCCACTAACAGCCACCAGCAAACGCTTATCGCGCCACCGATGGGCAGGCCAGGTGCCGAGCAGTTTTGCGACCAGGTCGGCGGGCTGTGTCATCGGCTAACTACTTGCGCAGAACGATATCGGACCAAGTGCAAGGCGCGCACATAGCCACGCTCGCCAGAGCGTGACTAAACCGCTGACTCCTCTTCCGCCCTCTGGCGAAGGCAGCCACTTTTGATGGTCTGGCCACGGTGCTACGCGCATCTGCGGCTATGATACCCGAACGGCCCCAGCTTAGGCGGCCCGCCGGTCCTGGGCTGAACGAATTCCGACATCAAATTGCGCGTGGCGCCCTGCGGAAGATTCCAGGCTAGCTCGCCGCCACAAAGCAGCAATCTCAGCAAACAAAGACACCCGCTCAGTTTGCCGGTAGATCGAGTCAGCGGGTAGCCCTGCCATCAAGCGGCGATGCGCACTGCCCAAATTATGGTAAGGAAGACTCGGGAAGAGGTGATGCAGCGCGTGATAACGAGTTCCAATCGGCCCCCACAACTCAGTAATCCACGCGCGGTGCGGATAATTGAGGCTATCCAGCAGTTGCTGTTCGAAACTCAGCTCGTGCCCATCTCCAGTCCAACGGTGCGCCCCCAGAGTGCGAATATTGTTCATCAGTACCAGCGTCACAGCTAACAAGTATCCGAACACCGGTGTTGTGCTAACCATGATACCGCTGGCCCAGGCAGCGATCAGCCCCAGACACCAAGCCCAGCAGGCGAACTCTTGCAAGCGCATGATCTTGCGTGACTGCACACCAAAGTCGCCGCGCAAGTAGAATATATCGATAATCATGCTACTTGCATGTTGCTCCATCCAGCGTCGGAAACCCGGAACGAACCAAGCCAGCGGCGTCATGAGTGTGAATCGGACAAAGGCAGCGGCGGGCACAACTGCCGCGGCTGCGATGAACAGTAGAATATTTGACGGATGTCGATGACTCAGTTCGATGTACTCGCCATCCTTTTCGGTACCATAGTGCTTGCGCCGGTGGTGTTCGACATGTGGATAGTACAAGAATGATGGCACCAGCAATGGTATGCCACATAGCAGATTCCAAGCAATGCGGAAGGCGGCGAAGCCTTGTGTAGGCAAGTGAACCAACTCATGCGTAAACATGATGGCCCGCATGTAGCAAATCGCAGTAATCGTGAACAAGGCACTGCGAGCCACCCAGAGGGAGACAGCAGATTGTAGCCAAGCCACATCCCAAGTATGTAACCGGGCCAGCAATCCAAATGCAACGTGGCCAGCCAAGATGCTGGCCAGAAAATCGACCCAATAAATCCAGGGCTTGGGCGTAGCTAAATCTTTGATTAGTCCACGCGCTTCTCGAATCGAAAACTGTTCGGTTGTGCTCCCCATCATCCCCACCGACGACTTTGTACTGACAATTGACGCAACCCAGATATCCCGACAATTCCTCAAACTTGCCTGTAGAATGAAGGCTAAATGCAAAAACCATAATTCGGCAATCCACAGCATGACTTCACAAAAAAGTCTGGCCGAAGTGAGTTTTTTGAGCGTCACGAGAACGAAAATAGTAAGTAGTCCGTTTTGTTTACTGTACAGCCAGAAAAATCTGGGATTCTGCGTCAAATAACTGGCGAAAAGACTGATTCATGTTCAAAGTAGCGGTCATCGGTGGAGGCATATCTGGGCTGGCCGCAGCTCTACACCTGGCGGAACAGCCACACGTTGAAATGCGGCTGTATGAATCTGCTGGTCGCCTGGGTGGAGTCTTGGAAAGTGTCTGCGACGGCGACTACCTTATCGAGCGTAGCGCCGACAATTTTGCGACGCTGATTCCCGATGCCCGTGAACTGTCGGAGCGATATGGCCTGCTGCCGTCGCTGATTCACCCCAACGCCGATGGGCGCCAAGCTTTCATCTATAAGAATGGAAGCGTTTACCCGATACCGGCCGGCTTCAGCCTGATGCAACCTACGCGAATATGGTCCATACTTTCGACGCCGATTCTTTCCTGGCACGGCAAGCTGCGACTGCTCAGCGAATACTGGATACCGCCTAGACCGGCCAACATGTCTGGTCAATTCGATGACGAATCGCTGCAATCGTTTGCCTCGCGACGGTTGGGCAAAGAAGCTTTTGACTGTTTGGTGGAACCGATCATCAGCGGTATTTTCACTGCCGACCCACAGTCGCTCAGTATGGCTGCCACCATGCCTCAATTCTGGGAAATGGAGCGCAGCAGCGGTGGACTGATTCGCGGATATTTGCGGGCTAAGCGCGCAGACTCGACGGCAGCAGCTCGTCGTGCCTCAGGCGCGCGCTACGACCAATTCATGGCACCGCGCGAGGGCATGAGCGCCTGGATCGAAGGTCTGGCTCGACACCTACCCGAGAATTGCGTTCGTCTGAATTGCCCTGTCACAGAACTGACCACTGTGACTTCACCTTCCTTAACCAGCTCAACGGGCGCTAGTGGCTGGCAGTTGAAAACCAGCGATGGCCAGAGCCTGATTTTTGACGGTGTGATTTTGGCAACGCCTGCCAGCGTGACTGCCCGGCTACTGCATACAGTAGCCCCCGTTGCGGCGGAATTAGTTGGCGGAATTCCATATGCTTCCAGTGCCGTGGTGGCGATGGTTGTGAACCGGGCTGACATTGCCGCGCGCGTCGATGGATTTGGGCTGGTCATTCCCAGTAACCAACACCGCACAGCGTTGGCCATTAGCTACTCCAGCAACAAGTACCCCGGCCGAGTCCCCGACGATCAAATGTTGCTGCGCGTCTTTCTGGGCGGAGCCCTGCGCCCCGAAATAATGGCCCAGACCGATCGAGAATTGTTGAGCATGGCCACGACTGAACTACGCGAGATACTCGGCTGGCGAGGGACTCAAGCCCGTTGGCAAGCCGTCATTCGTTGGCCTCACGCCATGCCACAGTACAACGTTGGGCATCTGGCGCGACTTGAACAAATTCATCAGCAACTCGCCGCTCTCCCCACCCTACGGCTGTGCGGAGCGGCCTACCAAGGGGTTGGCATTCCGCAATGCGTTCGCAGCGCCCAACAGGCTGCCAACGAGTTGTTGGGCGCGCTGCAATTAAATTGATGCCTCTGCGGTCAATGAAATACGCGACACGAACGCAGCACATCCGATGCTCGCTGCAACACGGCCACCAAGTGCCCAGAGACATCCACGGCAGCTATCGGCAGCTTGGCTAAATCCTCATCGGTCGTGGCCACACCTTGACCTGTTTCGAGGATTGGGGGCATGACTGAGGCGGCTTGTAGTCTATTCAACGCAATGCCGTTACGAATCTGGCGACACTGTTCATCGTCCAAGACGACTCTCGGCAATCGCTCCAACAGCACCAGTGGTGATCGTAGATGTCGCTGGATCGCCTGGCGATCAGTCAGTTGCTCAAGCGCCTCACAGCCATCAACAGTTGTCGATCCGATTCTCGTACGGACCAAGCGCGACATGACCGCGTCAGAATGCAGCGATCGAGCGATGTCGGAACCCAACGAGCGCACGAAGGTACCTGTACTGCATTGAATCGCCATCGTTACTAACGGATAGTGGAAACCAATGACTTCAAGACTATAGACCTGCACGACCCGACTTGGCACATCAAATGCGATTCCCCGTCTGGCCAGATCGTAGGCTCGCTGTCCCTGAACATGAACGGCGGAATGCCGGGGAGGCGTTTGCACAATCGCACCAATCCAGCCTTGCATGGCCCGACTCCAGTCTGGCAAATCAACCGCAGGAGTGTCAGGCAAAGATGTAACCCGGCCCTCCACGTCCAATGTCGGGCTTGATTGACCCAGCACAAAATCAGCCTCGTAACACTTGCGCTGTAGATGCGCGAACTCGACCAGACGCGTCGCGGGTCCAACGGCGACCAGCAGTACGCCGGTGGCTAAGGGATCAAGTGTCCCGGTATGCCCGACCTTCACTGGATCTGTCAGTTTCTGAATACGATTGACGACATCACGGCTGGTAAGTCCGGCTGGCTTGTCAATGGCCAACACTCCGAACAGCGCTCCTGCACCACTCAATTGCCAACCAGCTCCAGCGCCTTACCGGTGCTCCATTGACGAAAATCGGCTGGATCGCGATGCACTGCATGGTACAACGTATCGCGCTCCACCGGTTCCCGTCCGGTTTCACGAATCAATTCCTGAATCCGTTCGACCGACAACATCTCCGGCGTAGTCGCACCAGCATCGTGATAGATCAATTCGTGACGGACGGTACCGTCGATATCGTCGGCACCATAATGCAGGGCAATCTGCGCCGTTTCGATACCCAG comes from the Pirellulaceae bacterium genome and includes:
- the tilS gene encoding tRNA lysidine(34) synthetase TilS, which encodes MTQPADLVAKLLGTWPAHRWRDKRLLVAVSGGADSVALLRAIVELTDNRNLIQVAHFNHGWRGADSDADQQFVGQLSQSLGVEFVTASAANTVQSAERPGRSEESARRQRYRFLIHGAYQWGARYVLAAHTASDRIETMLHNLCRGTGLAGVSTPRLTRPLADELLLVRPLIHCYREQIEEYLQRLGQSYRQDTTNTDEKYRRNFLRQTIMPLLRTAYGPHVDKRLYAFSQIAEQSLVVQQQLAQQYWQQAQHLSQAAISAGRLPPDRRNGICLPSAKLLPVAWPILLQVLQNQWQQRQWPQQSLRRSHWELIRHSWEELSLAPESKGTETPDPQMQADDRPKALDRPGRYARQCEEVHKSAMQMLPGEVKLHTMGDWLILNR
- a CDS encoding fatty acid desaturase; this translates as MTLKKLTSARLFCEVMLWIAELWFLHLAFILQASLRNCRDIWVASIVSTKSSVGMMGSTTEQFSIREARGLIKDLATPKPWIYWVDFLASILAGHVAFGLLARLHTWDVAWLQSAVSLWVARSALFTITAICYMRAIMFTHELVHLPTQGFAAFRIAWNLLCGIPLLVPSFLYYPHVEHHRRKHYGTEKDGEYIELSHRHPSNILLFIAAAAVVPAAAFVRFTLMTPLAWFVPGFRRWMEQHASSMIIDIFYLRGDFGVQSRKIMRLQEFACWAWCLGLIAAWASGIMVSTTPVFGYLLAVTLVLMNNIRTLGAHRWTGDGHELSFEQQLLDSLNYPHRAWITELWGPIGTRYHALHHLFPSLPYHNLGSAHRRLMAGLPADSIYRQTERVSLFAEIAALWRRASLESSAGRHAQFDVGIRSAQDRRAA
- the hemG gene encoding protoporphyrinogen oxidase, with the translated sequence MFKVAVIGGGISGLAAALHLAEQPHVEMRLYESAGRLGGVLESVCDGDYLIERSADNFATLIPDARELSERYGLLPSLIHPNADGRQAFIYKNGSVYPIPAGFSLMQPTRIWSILSTPILSWHGKLRLLSEYWIPPRPANMSGQFDDESLQSFASRRLGKEAFDCLVEPIISGIFTADPQSLSMAATMPQFWEMERSSGGLIRGYLRAKRADSTAAARRASGARYDQFMAPREGMSAWIEGLARHLPENCVRLNCPVTELTTVTSPSLTSSTGASGWQLKTSDGQSLIFDGVILATPASVTARLLHTVAPVAAELVGGIPYASSAVVAMVVNRADIAARVDGFGLVIPSNQHRTALAISYSSNKYPGRVPDDQMLLRVFLGGALRPEIMAQTDRELLSMATTELREILGWRGTQARWQAVIRWPHAMPQYNVGHLARLEQIHQQLAALPTLRLCGAAYQGVGIPQCVRSAQQAANELLGALQLN
- the truB gene encoding tRNA pseudouridine(55) synthase TruB, which codes for MSGAGALFGVLAIDKPAGLTSRDVVNRIQKLTDPVKVGHTGTLDPLATGVLLVAVGPATRLVEFAHLQRKCYEADFVLGQSSPTLDVEGRVTSLPDTPAVDLPDWSRAMQGWIGAIVQTPPRHSAVHVQGQRAYDLARRGIAFDVPSRVVQVYSLEVIGFHYPLVTMAIQCSTGTFVRSLGSDIARSLHSDAVMSRLVRTRIGSTTVDGCEALEQLTDRQAIQRHLRSPLVLLERLPRVVLDDEQCRQIRNGIALNRLQAASVMPPILETGQGVATTDEDLAKLPIAAVDVSGHLVAVLQRASDVLRSCRVFH